One genomic window of Gallaecimonas sp. GXIMD4217 includes the following:
- a CDS encoding pitrilysin family protein, whose translation MKRLTTALGLSLALSACQATQHEPAAAPVAAQAAKASFQLPAIDKRQLANGLSLQLMEHHEVPLIDISLVLKAGAIHDEQAGQAFITAQSLMLGTQKRSKDELEAQLDAMGASLGIGAGLEGTTLSARFLAKDADAMLALIQEVLTQPAFDADELAKYKQRHLARLAQMKESPKAVIGQYFAKLMYGEHPYGNAVMGTADSVPAIDTAAIKAYYRDWYRPENMVLSAVGDFDARAFAAKLQDSFGAWQPKGESPMVKFTVPQMPDKARVLLVNKSDAIETTFIIGGPGMAALDKDWTRVSVINTVLGGRFTSWLNDELRVNAGLTYGARSGFDADRLSGTFQISTFTKTATSQEAIELALKTYERLFEPGLDQATLDSAKAYVKGQFPPRFETSRQLAGLLSKMALYGYGPERINDFTSQVDGLSLADSRALASRHFPRQGLQFVLIGKADELRELAKRYGEVTEINIKDNGFAF comes from the coding sequence ATGAAAAGACTGACCACCGCCTTGGGCCTCTCCCTGGCCCTGTCCGCCTGCCAGGCGACCCAACACGAGCCCGCGGCCGCGCCCGTGGCGGCGCAGGCGGCCAAGGCCAGCTTCCAGCTGCCGGCCATCGACAAGCGGCAACTGGCCAATGGCCTGTCCCTGCAGCTGATGGAGCACCACGAGGTGCCGCTCATCGACATCAGCCTGGTGCTCAAGGCCGGCGCCATCCATGACGAGCAAGCTGGCCAGGCCTTCATCACCGCCCAGAGCCTGATGCTGGGCACCCAGAAGCGCTCCAAGGACGAGCTGGAAGCCCAGCTCGACGCCATGGGCGCCAGCCTGGGCATAGGTGCCGGCCTGGAGGGCACCACCCTCAGCGCCCGTTTCCTGGCCAAGGATGCCGACGCCATGCTGGCGCTGATCCAGGAGGTGCTGACCCAGCCCGCCTTTGACGCCGACGAGCTGGCCAAGTACAAGCAGCGCCACCTGGCCCGACTGGCACAGATGAAGGAAAGCCCCAAGGCCGTCATCGGCCAGTACTTCGCCAAGCTGATGTATGGCGAGCACCCCTACGGCAATGCCGTGATGGGCACCGCCGACTCGGTGCCGGCCATCGACACGGCCGCCATCAAGGCCTATTACCGCGACTGGTATCGTCCCGAGAACATGGTGCTGAGCGCCGTGGGGGATTTCGATGCCCGGGCCTTTGCCGCCAAGCTCCAGGACAGCTTCGGCGCCTGGCAGCCCAAGGGCGAGTCGCCCATGGTCAAGTTCACGGTGCCGCAGATGCCGGACAAGGCCAGGGTACTGCTGGTGAACAAGAGCGATGCCATAGAGACCACCTTCATCATCGGCGGTCCCGGCATGGCGGCCCTGGACAAGGATTGGACCCGGGTCTCGGTGATCAATACCGTACTGGGTGGCCGTTTCACCTCCTGGCTCAACGACGAGCTCAGGGTCAACGCCGGCCTCACCTATGGTGCCCGCAGCGGCTTCGATGCCGATCGCCTCAGCGGTACCTTCCAGATCTCCACCTTCACCAAGACCGCCACCAGCCAGGAAGCCATAGAACTGGCCCTCAAGACCTATGAGCGCCTGTTCGAGCCAGGCCTGGATCAGGCCACCCTGGACTCCGCCAAGGCCTATGTGAAAGGGCAGTTCCCGCCCCGTTTCGAAACCTCCAGGCAGCTGGCCGGCCTGCTGTCGAAGATGGCCCTGTACGGCTACGGCCCCGAGCGCATCAACGACTTCACCAGCCAGGTGGACGGCCTGAGCCTGGCCGACAGCCGGGCCCTGGCGAGCCGGCATTTCCCGCGCCAGGGGCTGCAGTTCGTGCTCATCGGCAAGGCAGATGAACTTCGCGAACTGGCGAAACGTTATGGCGAAGTAACGGAAATTAATATAAAAGACAATGGCTTTGCCTTCTGA
- a CDS encoding glutathione peroxidase, giving the protein MQPTHIQVRHQDGRESDLSEFQGKLWLVVNTASQCGYTPQYQGLQALWEKYRERGLVVLGFPCNQFLKQEPGTDAEIGQFCERNYGVDFPLFAKTEVNGEGTHPLFAWLKKEAPGVLGTRAVKWNFTKFLVSPDGRVKRFATRTEPEALTEQIEQWLPKDV; this is encoded by the coding sequence ATGCAACCCACCCATATCCAGGTCCGTCACCAGGACGGCCGTGAAAGTGACTTGAGCGAATTCCAGGGCAAGCTGTGGCTGGTGGTCAACACCGCCAGCCAGTGCGGCTATACCCCCCAATACCAGGGCCTGCAGGCGCTGTGGGAAAAGTACCGGGAGCGCGGCCTGGTGGTGCTGGGCTTTCCCTGCAACCAGTTCCTCAAGCAGGAGCCAGGCACGGATGCCGAAATAGGCCAGTTCTGCGAACGCAACTACGGGGTCGACTTCCCGCTGTTCGCCAAGACCGAGGTTAACGGCGAGGGCACCCACCCGCTCTTTGCCTGGCTGAAGAAAGAAGCGCCCGGCGTCCTGGGGACCCGGGCGGTGAAATGGAACTTTACCAAGTTCCTGGTCAGTCCGGATGGCCGGGTGAAGCGCTTTGCCACCCGCACCGAGCCAGAGGCCCTTACCGAGCAGATTGAGCAGTGGTTGCCGAAGGACGTTTGA
- a CDS encoding SDR family NAD(P)-dependent oxidoreductase — MSDDFFMVRNILISGASRGIGLAIARHLSAQGHRLSLGIRSGQPPADLAQHHCFAYDASRGDEEAWLASARKALGPVDTLVHCAGVLEVVGLLDDFEAPLERMLEVNLKAPWRLTRAAWEDLRAHGQGRVISLVSLSGKRVKGLSAGYSASKFAQLALHQAIRNTGWEDGIRATAICPSWVNTDMAAANCPLEPDTLTQPDDIAALVDSILALPNSAVVDEIAVNCRLEP; from the coding sequence ATGTCGGACGATTTTTTCATGGTTCGCAATATCCTGATCAGCGGCGCCAGCCGTGGCATCGGCCTGGCCATCGCCAGGCATCTTTCCGCCCAGGGCCACAGACTGAGCCTGGGCATCCGCAGCGGCCAGCCCCCGGCCGATCTGGCCCAGCACCACTGCTTCGCCTATGACGCCAGCCGAGGTGACGAAGAGGCCTGGCTGGCATCGGCACGCAAGGCCCTGGGGCCCGTGGATACCCTGGTCCACTGCGCCGGGGTGCTGGAAGTGGTGGGCCTGCTGGATGATTTCGAGGCGCCCCTGGAGCGGATGCTGGAGGTGAACCTCAAGGCGCCCTGGCGCCTGACCCGGGCCGCCTGGGAGGATCTGCGCGCCCACGGCCAGGGCCGGGTGATCAGCCTGGTGAGCCTGTCCGGCAAGCGGGTCAAGGGCCTGTCCGCCGGTTATTCCGCCAGCAAGTTCGCCCAGCTGGCCCTGCACCAGGCCATCCGCAACACCGGCTGGGAGGACGGCATCCGCGCCACCGCCATCTGCCCGTCCTGGGTCAATACCGATATGGCCGCTGCAAACTGTCCGTTGGAGCCTGACACCCTGACCCAGCCGGACGACATCGCGGCCCTGGTGGACAGCATACTGGCCCTGCCCAACAGTGCGGTGGTGGACGAGATAGCGGTCAACTGCCGCCTGGAGCCCTAG
- a CDS encoding amidohydrolase, giving the protein MKRWMLAALALVGLGAGAETVVLDDIRGYGWQGEQLVRFSRLIIEDGKVKARGGSELAIPEGARVRDLDGRTVLPGLIDAHGHVMGLGFNALRVDLAGTTSLAQALDRVRRFARKNPAPAWITGRGWNQELWPDRRMPRARDLALVEDPRPIWLRRVDGHAGWANQAALKLAGITAKTKAPEGGAILRDKDGRPTGVLVDNAMALVERLIPEPSEAEKEAALTAALQILAGVGLTSVHDAGVDLDSWQRFERRGDRLSSRLHVMLAAEPALWQRLGVQQPRFDDRLQARAVKLYADGALGSRGAALLADYHDKPGHRGLMIYQPGELESLIRQAAGLGFQVNVHAIGDAGNRRVLDAFAALPKDQRQGRRHRIEHAQVVALEDIPRFKALDIIASVQPSHATSDMNMAENRLGKQRIRGAYAWQRFLDAGVAIAAGSDFPVESANPFYGLYAAVSRQDHQGKPRDGWYGDQALTREQALYGFTRGAAFAAFMEDRVGALAPGQWADLLILDRDYFQVPVAEIWQLRPRETWLAGEVVHVGP; this is encoded by the coding sequence ATGAAGCGATGGATGCTGGCGGCGCTGGCCCTGGTAGGCCTTGGTGCCGGCGCCGAGACGGTGGTGCTGGACGACATCAGGGGCTACGGCTGGCAGGGTGAGCAGCTGGTCCGGTTCAGCCGCCTGATCATCGAGGACGGCAAGGTCAAGGCCAGGGGCGGCAGCGAGCTGGCCATCCCCGAGGGGGCCAGGGTGCGGGATCTGGACGGCAGGACGGTGCTGCCCGGCCTCATCGATGCCCATGGCCATGTCATGGGCCTGGGCTTCAACGCCCTGCGGGTCGATCTGGCCGGTACCACCAGCCTGGCCCAGGCCCTGGACAGGGTGCGTCGCTTCGCCCGCAAGAACCCGGCGCCGGCCTGGATCACCGGCCGGGGCTGGAACCAGGAGCTGTGGCCTGACCGGCGCATGCCCAGGGCCCGGGATCTGGCCCTGGTCGAGGATCCCAGACCGATCTGGCTGCGCCGGGTCGATGGCCATGCCGGCTGGGCCAACCAGGCGGCCCTGAAGCTGGCCGGCATCACCGCCAAGACCAAGGCCCCAGAGGGCGGCGCGATTCTCAGGGACAAGGACGGCAGGCCCACCGGGGTGCTGGTGGACAACGCCATGGCGCTGGTGGAAAGGCTGATCCCCGAGCCCAGTGAGGCCGAAAAGGAAGCGGCCCTGACCGCGGCCCTGCAGATCCTGGCCGGGGTCGGGTTGACCTCGGTCCATGATGCCGGCGTCGATCTGGACAGCTGGCAGCGTTTCGAAAGGCGCGGCGACAGGCTCAGCAGCCGCCTCCATGTGATGCTGGCCGCCGAGCCCGCCCTCTGGCAGCGGCTCGGCGTGCAACAACCCCGTTTCGACGACCGCCTCCAGGCCAGGGCCGTCAAGCTCTATGCCGATGGCGCCCTGGGCTCCCGCGGCGCGGCCCTGCTGGCGGATTACCACGACAAGCCTGGCCACCGTGGCCTGATGATCTACCAGCCGGGCGAACTGGAATCGCTGATCCGCCAGGCCGCCGGCCTCGGCTTCCAGGTCAATGTCCATGCCATCGGCGATGCCGGCAACAGACGGGTGCTCGATGCCTTTGCCGCCCTGCCCAAGGACCAGCGCCAGGGCCGCCGACACCGCATCGAGCATGCCCAGGTGGTGGCCCTGGAGGACATCCCCCGCTTCAAGGCCCTGGACATCATCGCCTCCGTCCAGCCCAGCCACGCCACCTCGGACATGAACATGGCCGAAAACCGCCTTGGCAAGCAGCGTATCAGGGGTGCCTACGCCTGGCAGCGTTTCCTGGACGCCGGTGTGGCCATTGCCGCCGGCTCCGACTTCCCGGTGGAAAGCGCCAATCCCTTCTACGGCCTCTATGCGGCGGTCAGCCGCCAGGACCACCAGGGCAAGCCCAGGGACGGCTGGTATGGTGACCAGGCCCTGACCCGGGAGCAGGCCCTGTACGGCTTCACCCGGGGCGCGGCCTTCGCCGCCTTCATGGAGGACAGGGTCGGCGCCCTGGCGCCGGGCCAATGGGCCGATCTGCTGATCCTGGACAGGGACTACTTCCAGGTGCCGGTGGCCGAGATCTGGCAGCTCAGGCCCAGGGAAACCTGGCTGGCGGGGGAGGTGGTCCATGTTGGTCCCTGA
- a CDS encoding aminotransferase class V-fold PLP-dependent enzyme has protein sequence MSHHHDEIYLDANATTPVLPASIEAVGQVMAELYGNPSSSHMTGLRAKHLMESTRTLARQVLGARDGHLIFTSGATEGIQTAVVSALSALKQQPDKLNRPRKLLLYGATEHKAVPNTLKHWNELLGINAELVAIPVDKSGLLDLDFIRANAADALMICTMAVNNETGARQDLPALEKAIRDQNPDVLWMVDCVQALGKMALALSDTSIDYAPFSGHKLYAMKGIGLLYVRPGVPFSPIIAGGGQEQGLRSGTENLPGIASLKPVLEALLDPKHTTFRDQDTLVRFRDQLANALSAAFPGLVFNNDFLVSVPTTLNFAVEGFASKELLDLFDAANIRVSSGSACSSGASRSYVLDAMGLPAWQSAAAIRMSFGPAVTQGDIDRACARIKEAAQALTLSCRHPIQLNPGERLQGLVQLKSGEDCCYLLVQGSDCVIIEPLASLVDRLVQTIECQDLKVLAILDSHGHADHDSAAPLLRQRLGKRLTPCDADHLGWPQGRPAAELKGHRLPALALGPWALLRLPTPGHTADSVSYLLVQDGAVRAAFVGDTILHGGLGRTDFASSDAAHLYDSVRLLAELVPARALLLPAHDYHNLLFTSLDAERKHNPLLASLLAPLPLERDAFVAEKSRIDAALEQPCRGSEIRCGVTLSDLPLQPEQELTPDSLPLLRSRDGCVLLDVREPHEHHLSTLAGDDGNVPLSRLAQYVLEHPQGAGPLICYCRSGSRSQVAAAALTRLDIGDIYHLKGGVALSH, from the coding sequence ATGTCGCACCATCATGATGAAATCTACCTGGACGCCAATGCCACCACCCCGGTACTGCCGGCGTCCATCGAGGCGGTCGGCCAGGTCATGGCCGAGCTGTACGGTAACCCCAGCTCCAGCCACATGACCGGCTTGCGGGCCAAACACCTGATGGAGAGCACCCGCACCCTGGCCAGGCAGGTGCTGGGCGCCCGCGACGGCCACCTCATCTTCACCTCCGGCGCCACCGAAGGGATCCAGACCGCCGTAGTCTCGGCCCTGTCGGCCCTCAAGCAGCAGCCGGACAAGCTCAACCGGCCCCGCAAGCTGCTGCTGTACGGCGCCACCGAGCACAAGGCGGTGCCCAATACCCTCAAGCACTGGAATGAGCTGCTGGGCATCAATGCCGAGCTGGTGGCGATCCCGGTGGACAAGTCCGGCCTGCTGGATCTGGACTTTATCCGCGCCAATGCCGCCGACGCCCTGATGATCTGCACCATGGCGGTGAACAACGAGACCGGTGCCCGCCAGGATCTGCCGGCCCTGGAGAAGGCCATCCGCGACCAAAACCCGGATGTGCTGTGGATGGTCGACTGCGTCCAGGCCCTTGGCAAGATGGCCCTGGCCCTCAGTGACACCAGCATCGACTATGCCCCCTTCTCCGGCCACAAGCTCTACGCCATGAAGGGCATCGGCCTGCTCTATGTGCGCCCGGGCGTGCCCTTCTCGCCCATCATTGCCGGTGGCGGCCAGGAGCAGGGCCTGCGCTCCGGTACCGAGAACCTGCCCGGCATCGCCTCCTTGAAGCCGGTGCTGGAGGCGCTGCTGGATCCCAAGCACACTACCTTCCGCGACCAGGACACCCTGGTGCGCTTTCGCGACCAGCTGGCCAACGCCCTGAGCGCCGCCTTCCCGGGCCTGGTGTTCAACAACGACTTCCTGGTGTCGGTGCCCACCACCCTCAATTTCGCGGTGGAGGGCTTCGCCTCCAAGGAGCTGCTGGATCTGTTCGACGCCGCCAACATCCGCGTCTCCTCCGGCTCCGCCTGCTCCAGCGGCGCCAGCCGCAGCTATGTGCTGGACGCCATGGGCCTGCCGGCCTGGCAGAGCGCCGCCGCCATCCGCATGTCCTTCGGCCCGGCGGTGACCCAGGGCGACATCGACCGCGCCTGCGCCCGCATCAAGGAGGCCGCCCAGGCCCTGACCCTGTCCTGCCGCCACCCCATCCAGCTCAACCCGGGTGAAAGGCTGCAGGGGCTGGTCCAGCTCAAGAGCGGCGAGGATTGCTGTTACCTGCTGGTACAGGGCAGTGATTGCGTGATCATCGAACCCCTGGCCAGCCTGGTGGACCGCCTGGTGCAGACCATCGAATGCCAGGATCTCAAGGTGCTGGCCATCCTGGACAGCCACGGCCATGCCGATCACGACTCCGCCGCGCCCCTGCTCAGGCAGCGCCTGGGCAAGCGGTTGACGCCCTGCGACGCCGATCACCTCGGCTGGCCCCAGGGCCGCCCGGCGGCTGAACTCAAGGGTCACAGGCTGCCGGCCCTGGCCCTGGGGCCCTGGGCGCTGCTCAGGCTGCCCACCCCGGGCCATACCGCCGACTCGGTCAGCTACCTGCTGGTCCAGGACGGCGCCGTCCGGGCCGCCTTCGTGGGCGACACCATACTGCACGGGGGCCTCGGCCGGACCGATTTCGCCAGCTCCGACGCCGCCCACCTCTACGACAGCGTGCGGTTGTTGGCCGAGCTGGTGCCGGCCCGGGCACTGCTGCTGCCGGCCCACGATTACCATAACCTGCTGTTCACCAGCCTGGATGCCGAACGCAAGCACAACCCGCTGCTGGCCTCGCTGCTGGCGCCCCTGCCCCTGGAGCGGGACGCCTTCGTGGCCGAGAAGAGCCGCATCGACGCGGCCCTGGAGCAGCCCTGCCGGGGCAGCGAAATCCGCTGCGGCGTCACCCTCAGCGATCTGCCCCTGCAGCCCGAACAGGAGCTGACCCCGGACAGCCTGCCGCTGCTGCGCAGCAGGGACGGTTGCGTGCTGCTGGACGTGCGCGAGCCCCATGAGCACCACCTGAGCACCCTGGCCGGCGATGACGGCAACGTGCCGCTGTCGCGCCTGGCCCAGTACGTGCTGGAGCACCCCCAGGGCGCCGGGCCGCTGATCTGCTACTGCCGCTCCGGCTCCCGCTCCCAGGTGGCGGCGGCGGCCCTGACCCGGCTCGATATCGGCGACATCTACCACCTCAAGGGCGGCGTGGCCCTGTCCCACTGA
- a CDS encoding mechanosensitive ion channel family protein, producing the protein MLSQELNQITKITDIVIDYLVNYGFQLLGALVILLLGLLLARSLGNTMKRLGEKRHWDPTLAQFLSNLVRLLVLGLFIIIAAGKLGLTISPLIAAIGAATFGLSLALQGPVSNYGSGLALILTRPFVVGDTITILDRDGVVEQITLAQTVLVTEDGERIHIPNRQVLGEIFHNSKENKLAETLLLLPAQAEPARAIALLKAELEKHPELATEPAPQVGIDAFTPLGVRIGVRLWLPTARYHEARYGINLALYQVLSQAGMAPASHGGAVAVQQADI; encoded by the coding sequence ATGCTCAGCCAAGAACTTAATCAAATCACCAAGATCACCGATATTGTCATCGACTACCTGGTCAACTACGGCTTCCAGCTGCTTGGCGCCCTGGTCATACTGCTGCTGGGCCTGCTGCTGGCCAGGAGCCTGGGCAATACCATGAAGCGGTTGGGGGAGAAGCGCCATTGGGATCCGACCCTGGCCCAGTTCCTGTCCAACCTGGTGCGGCTGCTGGTGCTGGGTCTGTTCATCATCATCGCCGCCGGCAAGCTGGGGCTGACCATCAGCCCGCTGATCGCCGCTATTGGTGCCGCTACCTTCGGCCTCAGTCTGGCCCTGCAGGGGCCGGTGTCCAACTACGGCTCCGGGCTGGCGCTGATCCTGACCCGGCCCTTCGTGGTGGGTGACACCATCACCATCCTCGATCGCGACGGTGTGGTGGAGCAGATCACCCTGGCCCAGACGGTGCTGGTCACCGAGGACGGCGAGCGTATCCATATTCCCAATCGCCAGGTGCTGGGGGAGATCTTCCACAACTCCAAGGAGAACAAGCTGGCGGAGACCCTGCTGCTGCTGCCGGCCCAGGCCGAGCCGGCCAGGGCCATAGCGCTGCTCAAGGCAGAGCTGGAAAAACACCCCGAGCTGGCTACCGAGCCTGCGCCCCAGGTGGGTATCGATGCCTTCACCCCCCTGGGTGTGCGCATCGGGGTGCGGCTGTGGTTGCCCACGGCCCGATACCACGAGGCCCGTTACGGCATCAACCTGGCGCTGTACCAGGTGCTGAGCCAGGCCGGCATGGCCCCGGCCAGCCACGGCGGTGCCGTGGCCGTCCAGCAGGCGGATATTTGA
- a CDS encoding GNAT family protein produces MLVPDWPLQTARLRLRPLDEGDFDYFQAQRGDAETMRHVGEPESGDVLRERFAERIRPWTGEPNQWLSLVACLEDGTPIGSAGLRLRAPGLAEIGYAFLPAFQGKGYALEAVRALVELIFERLACHKVMAQCTLANEGSWRLMERLGMVREGRLAEHLQVGQHWQDCYQYGLLARHWRAQDLGTVP; encoded by the coding sequence ATGTTGGTCCCTGACTGGCCACTGCAGACGGCGCGGCTCAGGCTGCGTCCCCTGGACGAGGGTGACTTCGATTATTTCCAGGCCCAGCGCGGCGATGCCGAGACCATGCGCCATGTGGGCGAGCCCGAGTCCGGCGATGTGCTCAGAGAGCGTTTCGCCGAGCGCATCCGGCCCTGGACGGGGGAGCCGAACCAGTGGCTGTCGCTGGTGGCCTGCCTGGAAGACGGCACCCCGATCGGCAGCGCCGGCTTGCGGCTGCGTGCACCTGGCCTGGCGGAGATCGGCTATGCCTTCCTGCCGGCCTTCCAGGGCAAGGGCTATGCCCTGGAGGCGGTCAGGGCCCTGGTCGAGTTGATCTTCGAGCGGCTGGCTTGCCACAAGGTGATGGCCCAATGCACCCTGGCCAACGAAGGCTCCTGGCGGCTGATGGAAAGGCTGGGCATGGTCAGGGAGGGCAGGCTGGCCGAACATCTGCAGGTCGGCCAGCACTGGCAGGACTGTTATCAGTACGGGCTACTGGCCCGGCACTGGCGGGCTCAGGATTTGGGCACCGTGCCCTGA
- a CDS encoding cation:proton antiporter family protein: MSAAFIALAFLCGLLFSRIGLPPMVGYLVAGFGLHALGVEPPENLHDIADLGITLLLFSIGLKLKVRNLAKPEIWGAASLHLAISTLFFALVLAAIGHTGLIEGGTKTWLLAGFALSFSSTVFAIKVLEDKGETSSFYGRIAIGILVMQDIFAVIFLTFAKGQVPEPWALVLLALPLSRPLLYKLLDWCGPSELQGLAGICLALVGGVALFEAAGLKPDLGALLMGMLIAGHERADGVAKTLFNLKELLLVAFFLTIGLNGLPDPVMLLVALLLVTLLPVKTYLYMRVLSRFGLRVRTAGLASLSLANFSEFGLIVAALGAKTGLFSPQWLTIIAIALSISFALAAPVNSHAEGLYHRLAGRLQRFQRELLHPEDAPIDIGHARVLIFGMGRLGTGAYDQLVAEYGKSGVLGIDHAPDKVEEHRGDDREVIVGDATDSDFWSKIRHDDGLELVLLAMPNHHGNLYAAKQLQARGYQGKVAAVAKFPEEVEELKELGIAVFNIFEEAGAGFARHVLNVSRHGPRAAAPAEG; encoded by the coding sequence ATGAGTGCCGCCTTCATCGCCCTGGCCTTCCTCTGTGGCCTTCTGTTCAGTCGCATCGGCCTGCCGCCCATGGTGGGCTACCTGGTGGCCGGCTTCGGCCTCCATGCCCTCGGCGTCGAGCCCCCGGAAAACCTCCACGACATCGCCGATCTCGGCATCACCCTGCTGCTGTTCTCCATCGGCCTCAAGCTGAAGGTGAGGAACCTGGCCAAGCCGGAGATCTGGGGTGCCGCCAGCCTGCACCTGGCCATTTCCACCCTGTTCTTCGCCCTGGTGCTGGCCGCCATCGGCCATACGGGGCTTATTGAGGGCGGTACCAAGACCTGGCTGCTGGCCGGCTTCGCACTGTCGTTTTCCTCCACCGTCTTCGCCATCAAGGTGCTGGAGGACAAGGGCGAGACCAGCTCCTTCTACGGCCGTATCGCCATCGGCATACTGGTGATGCAGGACATCTTCGCGGTGATCTTCCTGACCTTTGCCAAGGGCCAGGTGCCGGAGCCCTGGGCCCTGGTCCTGCTGGCCCTGCCGTTGAGCCGGCCGCTGCTGTACAAGCTGCTGGACTGGTGCGGCCCGTCCGAGCTGCAGGGCCTGGCCGGGATCTGCCTGGCCCTGGTGGGCGGCGTGGCCCTGTTCGAGGCCGCCGGCCTCAAGCCGGATCTGGGGGCGCTGTTGATGGGCATGCTCATTGCCGGCCATGAGCGGGCCGACGGCGTCGCCAAGACCCTGTTCAACCTCAAGGAACTGCTGCTGGTGGCCTTCTTCCTGACCATAGGACTGAACGGCCTGCCGGATCCGGTGATGCTGCTGGTGGCGCTGCTGCTGGTGACGCTGCTGCCGGTGAAGACCTACCTCTACATGCGGGTGCTGAGCCGCTTCGGCCTCAGGGTACGCACCGCCGGCCTGGCCAGCCTGTCCCTGGCCAACTTCTCGGAGTTCGGCCTCATCGTCGCCGCCCTCGGCGCCAAGACCGGCCTGTTCAGCCCCCAATGGCTGACCATCATCGCCATCGCCCTGTCCATCTCCTTTGCCCTGGCGGCACCAGTCAACAGCCATGCCGAGGGCCTCTACCACCGCCTGGCCGGGCGGCTGCAGCGCTTCCAGCGCGAACTGCTGCACCCCGAGGACGCCCCCATCGACATCGGCCATGCCAGGGTGCTGATCTTCGGCATGGGCCGGCTCGGCACCGGCGCCTACGATCAGCTGGTGGCGGAGTATGGCAAGAGCGGGGTACTGGGCATCGACCATGCCCCGGACAAGGTGGAAGAACATCGGGGTGACGACAGGGAGGTGATCGTCGGCGACGCCACCGACTCGGATTTCTGGTCCAAGATCCGTCACGACGACGGGCTGGAGCTGGTGCTGCTGGCCATGCCCAACCACCACGGCAACCTCTATGCCGCCAAGCAGCTACAGGCGCGCGGTTACCAGGGCAAGGTGGCGGCGGTGGCCAAGTTCCCGGAGGAAGTGGAGGAACTCAAGGAATTGGGTATTGCGGTGTTCAATATCTTCGAAGAGGCGGGCGCGGGCTTTGCCCGCCACGTGCTCAATGTGTCCCGTCACGGCCCCCGGGCTGCTGCCCCGGCAGAGGGCTGA